Proteins encoded together in one Terriglobus saanensis SP1PR4 window:
- a CDS encoding Ig-like domain-containing protein yields the protein MNKGRIGTASIVGMLLVLFLTGCGQEAINLPDTTRPTVVSTTPAQGATGVSVTTVPTATFSKAMNSATINATTFTLAGPGGAVVAGTVSYAATGSIATFVPAANLATSTTYVATITTGAQDAASPSNSLLANYVWTFTTSPAATVIVPTVTGSNPANGATGVALATAFNATFSTAMNASTLNANTFKLTGPGGVVVPGTIAYTATGSVATFTPLLPLATNTTYVATITTGAQSQAGVALANNFVSTFTTVPPATVPVPPVVVSTIPLNGATGVPLNQTLSAVFSNVMNPATLNTTTFRLTSSAGTAITGTVGYVAGGNTATFTPSAALLPSTTYVATITTGAQDTTGTPLAALYQWAFRTVPAPTPPTVISTTPANNAAGVPVNQSILATFSEAMNPTTINGTSFTLTAPGGVVVAGTVSYLATGSIATFAPAENLAISTTYVATITTGAQDLLGIGMANNYVWTFTTAATSDTTKPTVISTIPANGATGVAFNTAVTATFSEAMDPSTITAASFTVTGPGTTPVAGSVTYAAVGNTATFTPTVNLVPGTLFTGTITTVASDLAGNTLAVNYVWTFTTGAAPDTTPPTITQTNPVSGATGVALTQTISATFSEAMDPLTITTATFKLATAGGDAVAGTVSYDALSFIATFTPSSSLEGGTSYLATVTGAKDLAGNALAGGTIPNPWNFATGAVVVPPPVNLGTASLFGGFGGGAGMTNQGTETVVNGNIGTTAVSTLITGFHDNTPNCIYTETPLNVGLVNGSIDTAPPPPTVGCPNEGTAVTSAIAAQAAADALTAYNALVAFPNGLDVSTCPGCGGGSAGELGNRVLAPGIYKSAPGSFDITQGDLTLDAQGDPNAFWVFQMATTFGVGTPSVSRSVLLVNGAQAKNVFWQVGTAATINGIVGGGTLQGTVISQAGTAVSTAGVVAVTTINGRLLVLSGPVTLVNTVINVPAP from the coding sequence ATGAATAAGGGCAGAATTGGCACCGCGTCCATAGTCGGTATGTTGCTGGTACTTTTCCTGACTGGATGTGGTCAGGAGGCGATCAATTTGCCGGATACGACGCGGCCTACCGTTGTCTCGACCACTCCGGCGCAAGGTGCCACCGGGGTAAGTGTGACAACCGTCCCGACGGCAACTTTCAGCAAGGCGATGAATTCCGCCACCATTAATGCGACCACTTTCACGCTTGCCGGGCCAGGTGGAGCAGTGGTAGCCGGGACGGTGTCCTATGCCGCGACGGGCTCGATTGCAACTTTCGTTCCTGCGGCCAATCTTGCAACGAGTACAACGTATGTGGCCACTATTACGACTGGCGCACAGGACGCGGCCAGCCCATCGAACTCGTTGCTGGCCAACTATGTCTGGACCTTTACAACCTCCCCTGCCGCCACAGTTATTGTCCCCACAGTGACGGGGAGCAATCCGGCGAATGGAGCGACGGGTGTGGCGCTTGCCACGGCGTTCAATGCTACTTTCAGCACCGCCATGAACGCCTCTACTTTGAATGCAAACACCTTCAAACTGACCGGACCCGGCGGTGTGGTAGTACCCGGAACCATTGCGTATACGGCGACCGGATCCGTTGCTACCTTCACACCCCTTCTCCCTCTCGCTACAAATACGACCTATGTGGCAACCATCACGACGGGCGCCCAGAGCCAGGCGGGCGTTGCGCTTGCGAACAACTTCGTTTCGACCTTTACAACAGTCCCACCGGCTACAGTGCCTGTACCGCCGGTTGTTGTTTCCACCATTCCGCTGAACGGCGCTACGGGTGTTCCATTGAACCAGACCCTGAGTGCTGTCTTTAGCAACGTCATGAATCCAGCCACACTCAATACGACGACGTTCAGGCTGACTTCTTCGGCTGGAACGGCGATCACGGGTACCGTTGGCTATGTTGCAGGTGGAAATACGGCAACATTCACTCCTTCCGCGGCTCTTCTTCCCAGCACCACCTATGTTGCGACCATTACAACGGGCGCGCAGGACACGACAGGAACGCCGCTGGCTGCTCTCTACCAGTGGGCCTTCCGAACGGTTCCCGCACCAACGCCACCCACGGTGATCTCGACCACCCCCGCCAACAATGCAGCTGGCGTTCCGGTCAATCAGAGCATTCTTGCCACCTTCAGCGAAGCGATGAATCCGACAACGATCAATGGCACCAGCTTTACGCTCACAGCACCTGGGGGCGTTGTGGTTGCCGGTACTGTGTCTTATCTCGCAACCGGTTCTATCGCCACCTTCGCTCCGGCCGAGAATCTCGCAATCAGCACAACGTATGTTGCGACGATCACGACAGGCGCACAGGATTTGCTTGGCATCGGCATGGCCAATAACTATGTGTGGACATTCACGACTGCCGCGACTTCCGATACGACGAAGCCGACGGTGATCTCCACGATCCCGGCCAATGGCGCAACGGGAGTGGCCTTCAATACGGCCGTAACCGCAACGTTCAGCGAAGCAATGGATCCGTCAACCATTACTGCGGCGAGCTTCACGGTGACCGGTCCGGGAACCACGCCGGTCGCAGGTTCCGTGACCTACGCCGCTGTAGGGAACACCGCTACCTTTACCCCAACCGTGAACCTTGTTCCCGGAACGTTATTTACCGGGACCATCACAACAGTGGCGTCGGACCTGGCTGGAAATACGCTCGCCGTCAATTATGTCTGGACGTTTACTACTGGAGCCGCTCCCGACACGACACCTCCCACCATTACACAAACCAATCCTGTGAGCGGAGCTACGGGCGTCGCTTTGACGCAGACAATCAGCGCAACATTCAGCGAAGCGATGGATCCACTGACGATCACCACTGCAACGTTCAAGCTCGCAACCGCGGGTGGTGATGCGGTGGCTGGAACGGTTTCCTACGACGCCCTCAGTTTCATCGCCACCTTTACGCCTTCTAGTTCGCTCGAAGGAGGTACTTCCTATCTCGCAACTGTCACAGGAGCGAAGGATTTGGCTGGGAACGCCCTTGCAGGCGGTACTATACCGAATCCCTGGAACTTTGCTACGGGCGCAGTTGTTGTTCCACCGCCGGTAAATCTCGGCACCGCATCGCTCTTCGGTGGCTTTGGTGGAGGCGCTGGTATGACCAACCAGGGAACCGAAACCGTCGTCAACGGCAACATTGGAACGACCGCTGTTTCGACGCTGATCACTGGCTTCCACGACAACACGCCCAACTGCATCTACACGGAAACTCCACTCAACGTCGGATTGGTGAACGGATCCATCGATACGGCGCCGCCGCCACCTACGGTCGGATGCCCGAACGAAGGGACGGCGGTGACCTCCGCGATCGCCGCTCAGGCTGCCGCCGACGCATTGACTGCCTACAATGCTCTCGTCGCCTTTCCCAACGGTCTTGACGTATCGACCTGCCCCGGCTGCGGGGGAGGATCCGCTGGAGAGCTTGGCAATCGCGTTCTGGCACCTGGGATCTATAAATCCGCCCCAGGAAGCTTCGACATCACGCAGGGCGATCTCACGCTGGATGCTCAAGGCGATCCAAATGCCTTCTGGGTATTTCAGATGGCGACGACCTTCGGTGTTGGCACGCCGTCCGTCTCCAGGAGCGTCCTGCTCGTCAATGGAGCCCAGGCTAAGAATGTCTTCTGGCAGGTTGGGACCGCTGCAACGATCAACGGAATCGTGGGTGGCGGCACTCTGCAGGGCACAGTCATCTCTCAGGCCGGTACTGCGGTGTCCACTGCTGGCGTGGTCGCGGTGACCACGATCAACGGGAGACTTCTGGTCCTAAGCGGGCCGGTGACACTCGTCAATACCGTGATCAATGTCCCCGCTCCTTAG
- a CDS encoding OmpA family protein, translated as MIRKSQTSIALAFVSVLASTLCLQAQQPQSKDFPKTEVFLGYSYLRAVPTLADGNRLVTLNGGNASVAYNLNRYLGLVTDFAGFADSEIRLSGPGANPARIEDSTGTAYTFLFGPRLSFRQHQRFTPFVQVLAGGAYATAVPLDSCHAAPCTPLPEQGSFAMTAGGGLDLKVSRHLALRLVQAEYLMTRFADVTTTTRQNQNDLRLSAGLVFRFGGHRMEFIPNRAPVSVCSADKQVVYVGSMETVGVHARAVDADNDALIYAWTASSGTVTGSGPDAQWNYADAPAGAYTVKVHVEDGKGGTSDCAVDIQVAPKVNHVPVLTCSVDQASVEAGEIVHLTANGSDADNDALTYTWETTGGQLAGSGAAGTLQTPTGAGSSYTVMGHVNDGHGGSADCSLTVTTHPSAAMIKLEERLELHSIYFPTAEPTEKEPNRGLVPSQHKTLLSLAADFSEYLKARPDAHLILEGHADPRGSVEYNQKLSGLRVEITKRFLVEHGVPEQSIDQKAFGDQHNLSKAQVTDAIEHTPELGPEDRARALRNMTTILLASNRRVDVTLSTTSQHSLRQYPFNAADSMTLLSRQKPTRSARGSKKR; from the coding sequence ATGATTCGCAAATCGCAAACCTCGATCGCATTGGCCTTTGTCTCTGTACTCGCATCGACCCTCTGCCTTCAGGCGCAGCAGCCTCAATCCAAAGATTTTCCCAAGACGGAAGTATTTCTTGGTTATAGCTATCTGCGTGCTGTGCCGACGCTCGCGGACGGAAATCGGCTGGTTACATTGAACGGCGGGAACGCATCCGTCGCTTATAACCTGAATCGATATCTGGGGCTCGTTACCGACTTCGCGGGCTTTGCCGACTCTGAAATACGTCTATCTGGACCCGGAGCGAATCCCGCTAGAATTGAAGACTCGACGGGCACCGCGTATACGTTCCTCTTTGGCCCTCGCCTTTCCTTCCGGCAACACCAGCGGTTCACACCTTTCGTGCAGGTCCTGGCAGGTGGCGCATACGCGACCGCTGTACCGCTAGATAGTTGCCATGCCGCACCCTGTACACCGCTTCCAGAGCAAGGTTCCTTTGCGATGACGGCAGGAGGCGGATTGGATCTGAAGGTATCTCGTCATCTGGCCCTTCGCTTAGTTCAAGCGGAGTATCTTATGACTCGATTTGCCGATGTGACGACCACGACGAGGCAAAATCAGAACGATCTGCGGCTTTCCGCCGGCCTGGTCTTCCGCTTCGGTGGTCATAGAATGGAATTCATCCCCAACCGTGCTCCTGTTTCTGTGTGCTCTGCTGACAAGCAGGTGGTCTACGTTGGATCGATGGAGACGGTCGGTGTCCACGCGAGGGCTGTTGACGCCGACAACGATGCGTTGATCTACGCATGGACGGCAAGCAGCGGTACCGTGACGGGTTCAGGTCCCGACGCGCAGTGGAACTATGCTGATGCTCCCGCTGGGGCCTATACGGTGAAGGTTCACGTGGAGGACGGCAAGGGCGGCACGTCAGATTGTGCTGTCGATATACAGGTCGCCCCTAAGGTCAACCATGTCCCGGTGCTGACTTGCTCTGTAGACCAGGCCTCCGTTGAAGCTGGAGAGATCGTTCATCTGACAGCCAATGGCTCGGATGCAGACAACGACGCTCTTACTTACACATGGGAAACAACAGGCGGCCAGCTTGCAGGATCTGGTGCAGCGGGAACTCTACAAACTCCGACTGGAGCGGGAAGTTCTTATACCGTGATGGGCCATGTCAATGACGGCCATGGCGGATCCGCAGATTGCTCCCTTACTGTCACCACCCATCCTTCGGCTGCAATGATCAAGCTCGAAGAGCGTCTGGAACTCCACAGTATTTACTTCCCGACTGCCGAGCCCACAGAAAAGGAACCGAATCGCGGTCTTGTCCCTAGCCAGCACAAAACACTTCTTTCACTTGCAGCAGATTTTTCAGAGTACTTGAAAGCAAGACCAGATGCTCATCTGATTCTGGAAGGTCACGCAGACCCCAGGGGATCTGTTGAATACAACCAAAAGCTCTCTGGTTTGCGTGTCGAGATCACGAAGCGATTTCTGGTAGAGCACGGAGTTCCAGAACAGAGCATCGATCAGAAGGCGTTCGGCGATCAGCACAATCTGAGCAAGGCGCAGGTGACGGATGCGATTGAGCACACCCCAGAGTTGGGACCGGAAGATCGCGCTCGGGCACTTCGCAATATGACGACGATCCTCCTTGCAAGCAATCGCCGCGTGGATGTCACGCTCAGTACCACGTCACAACATTCTCTGCGGCAATATCCGTTCAACGCAGCGGATTCGATGACTCTTCTTAGTCGGCAGAAACCCACTCGGTCTGCGAGAGGAAGCAAGAAGCGCTAA
- a CDS encoding Crp/Fnr family transcriptional regulator: protein MQSSTDFDPKIFLASAGFGRKMVTVKGGSVFFAQGAEADSVFYLQKGRAKVTVVSTAGKEATISLLAAGEFIGEEAVSAVPGLRLSTATAIGPCSALKIQRAEILRAIHEEHTFSDMFLTFLLARSMRTQADLVDHLFNSSEKRLARILLLMAEFGKPDDQDRLIPHITQETLAEMIGTTRSRVSFFMNRFRKLGFIDYDGRITVRKSLLNIVLHD, encoded by the coding sequence ATGCAGTCTTCAACGGACTTCGATCCGAAGATCTTTCTGGCGAGTGCCGGTTTTGGGCGCAAGATGGTCACCGTAAAAGGCGGAAGCGTATTCTTTGCCCAGGGGGCGGAAGCTGATTCTGTTTTTTATTTGCAAAAAGGTCGTGCTAAAGTCACCGTCGTTTCGACTGCCGGGAAAGAAGCCACCATCTCACTTCTGGCCGCAGGCGAATTTATAGGGGAGGAAGCGGTGAGCGCCGTCCCCGGTTTACGCTTATCCACTGCGACCGCGATTGGGCCTTGTTCCGCGCTCAAGATCCAGCGCGCTGAGATTCTTCGCGCGATCCATGAGGAGCATACTTTCTCCGACATGTTTTTGACGTTTCTCCTTGCCCGCAGTATGCGGACACAGGCGGACCTGGTCGATCATCTGTTCAACTCAAGCGAAAAACGTCTCGCAAGGATTCTCCTGCTCATGGCCGAGTTTGGAAAGCCGGACGATCAAGATAGGCTGATCCCGCACATCACACAGGAAACGCTCGCGGAGATGATAGGAACAACCCGATCGCGAGTGAGTTTCTTTATGAACCGTTTCCGTAAGTTGGGATTCATCGACTATGACGGCCGGATCACCGTTCGTAAGTCTCTGCTTAATATCGTGCTCCATGATTGA
- a CDS encoding lipopolysaccharide biosynthesis protein yields the protein MPNLQESLTTTTGRALGWNYIGSVVKMVLSFGINTLLSRLLGPRPFGELAVAMIVFGFGSLLSNVGLSSALLQKEDLAEGDIRFCFTCQMAFGILMTTLLFCGAPILSRFFHEPKLMLLLRVCSLLFVLQAFGTTALALLNRRQDARSVQAIAILSYVVGYPLVGLSLALMGAGVWSLVAAWLTQSFLYSVLVFLRQPHSIKPLFHPDHLPLLHFGIRVFGANVCRWGISNLDNTVVGRVAGPLALGLYSRAFTTLGNTTETITSSLLGVLLPAFSRVQTDEEKLRRVYASVFGLLLLVILPMFAAVAAAADVVVLGLYGKMWANAVPYMRPIALAMAVNAVMSLSEPLLIARGKPQIDFGAQLIVAVLAVAGYVIAIRYSVLALSWTVLGLYLFRFFLLTTAVHREIRIRWTDLMETSTPGLLLALFAAAVSKGLELLLPPMPDFLRLVCVGGGAAILVLGAFSLFSKTLLRPMLRRSPQLLHLFPARIQQFLDFK from the coding sequence GTGCCCAATCTCCAGGAAAGTCTCACCACGACCACAGGCCGAGCCCTCGGATGGAACTACATCGGCTCAGTCGTTAAGATGGTTTTGTCTTTTGGAATTAATACCTTGCTCTCACGCCTGCTAGGCCCAAGGCCTTTCGGCGAACTCGCTGTGGCGATGATCGTCTTCGGTTTTGGAAGTCTGCTCTCGAACGTAGGCCTCAGTTCTGCACTGCTCCAAAAGGAAGACTTGGCGGAAGGCGACATCCGCTTCTGCTTCACCTGTCAAATGGCCTTCGGCATACTGATGACCACGCTCCTCTTCTGCGGAGCGCCCATCCTCTCACGCTTCTTCCATGAGCCGAAGCTGATGCTCCTGTTACGCGTCTGCTCGCTGCTGTTTGTCCTCCAGGCATTTGGAACCACGGCCCTGGCTTTGCTCAACCGACGCCAGGATGCCCGATCGGTCCAGGCCATCGCCATCCTCTCCTATGTCGTCGGATACCCCTTGGTCGGCCTCTCGCTCGCCTTAATGGGTGCCGGGGTGTGGAGTCTCGTTGCTGCCTGGCTCACGCAGTCTTTCCTGTATAGCGTCCTCGTCTTTCTCCGTCAGCCGCACTCGATCAAACCGCTCTTCCATCCCGACCATCTTCCGTTACTCCACTTCGGGATCCGTGTCTTCGGGGCGAACGTATGTCGTTGGGGCATCAGCAATCTGGATAACACGGTCGTCGGACGCGTCGCAGGACCGCTCGCTCTCGGCTTGTATAGCCGAGCTTTCACGACGCTCGGCAACACGACCGAAACCATCACCTCCAGCTTGCTCGGCGTCCTTCTCCCAGCCTTCTCCCGCGTGCAGACAGACGAAGAAAAGCTGCGCAGGGTCTACGCCTCCGTCTTTGGGCTTTTACTGCTCGTAATCCTGCCCATGTTTGCCGCAGTTGCAGCGGCAGCCGACGTTGTGGTCCTTGGACTGTATGGAAAAATGTGGGCGAATGCGGTGCCTTATATGCGTCCTATTGCACTCGCCATGGCGGTCAACGCTGTGATGAGCCTCTCCGAACCGCTCCTGATAGCGCGTGGAAAGCCGCAGATTGACTTTGGCGCTCAACTCATCGTCGCCGTCCTTGCGGTAGCGGGTTATGTCATCGCGATCCGGTATTCGGTGCTGGCGCTTAGTTGGACCGTGCTTGGCTTATATCTCTTCCGCTTCTTCCTGCTCACAACGGCGGTCCATCGCGAGATTCGTATTCGTTGGACAGATCTCATGGAGACCTCAACTCCAGGTCTCCTCCTCGCTCTCTTTGCGGCAGCGGTCTCAAAAGGCCTCGAGCTGTTGTTGCCCCCGATGCCTGATTTTCTGCGCCTAGTCTGCGTCGGCGGCGGTGCAGCGATCTTGGTCCTCGGAGCCTTCTCACTCTTCTCCAAAACTCTGCTGCGCCCCATGCTCAGGCGCTCACCACAGTTGTTGCATCTCTTTCCGGCTCGGATTCAGCAGTTCTTAGATTTCAAATAA
- a CDS encoding NUDIX hydrolase N-terminal domain-containing protein, producing MPLQGDRSMTSAELLLCAQRIQAISQAGIAYATNAYDLERYQQLRALSVDLLQSLSDEPYEKIIRVFASETGYQTPKVDIRAVMFNESRQILLVKEKVDQGRWTVPGGWADVGHTPFEVAEKETEEETGLHVRAERLLMLCDKKKYPHPPQPWYVYKAFILCKIEGGTLAEETSETGGARWFSQEDLAELDLSTDRVTHSQLEVLFRFAEDPTLPTLCD from the coding sequence ATGCCGCTTCAAGGTGACCGCTCCATGACCTCCGCCGAATTGCTGCTCTGCGCCCAGCGCATCCAGGCCATCTCCCAGGCCGGGATTGCCTACGCGACCAACGCGTACGACCTCGAACGATATCAACAACTGCGAGCACTGAGCGTCGATCTGTTGCAGTCACTTAGCGACGAGCCCTACGAGAAGATCATCCGTGTCTTCGCTTCCGAAACGGGATACCAAACTCCAAAGGTCGACATCCGAGCCGTGATGTTCAATGAGTCGCGACAGATTCTGCTCGTTAAAGAAAAGGTCGACCAAGGGCGATGGACCGTACCGGGGGGTTGGGCAGACGTCGGCCACACTCCTTTTGAAGTAGCAGAGAAGGAGACCGAAGAGGAGACGGGACTCCACGTTCGAGCCGAGCGTTTGTTGATGCTCTGCGACAAGAAAAAATATCCTCATCCGCCGCAGCCTTGGTATGTCTACAAGGCCTTCATCCTCTGCAAAATCGAGGGCGGCACACTTGCGGAGGAGACCTCCGAGACCGGTGGGGCGCGGTGGTTCAGTCAAGAGGACCTCGCCGAGCTCGATCTTTCGACCGACCGCGTCACGCACTCGCAACTCGAGGTACTGTTCCGCTTCGCAGAGGATCCTACTCTCCCAACCCTCTGTGATTAA